In the Lepus europaeus isolate LE1 chromosome 18, mLepTim1.pri, whole genome shotgun sequence genome, one interval contains:
- the HEXIM1 gene encoding protein HEXIM1 → MAEPLLSEHQHQPPTSNCAGAAAVREEQKPERPPGAEERLPEEDSRWQSRAAPQPGGRPGPEGEGSPQPQACLEPGEKSQNGGDLSAAGEPRAEACRDSEADKLEAPAAGAEEAWGQQQRHLGKKKHRRRPSKKKRHWKPYYKLTWEEKKKFDEKQSLRASRLRAEMFAKGQPVAPYNTTQFLMDDHDQEEPDLKTGLYPKRAAAKSDDTSDEDFMDEAGEEDGGSDGMGGDGSEFLQRDFSETYERYHAESLQNMSKQELIKEYLELEKCLSRMEDENNRLRLESKRPGDDARVRELELELDRLRAENLQLLTENALHRQERAPLSKFGD, encoded by the coding sequence ATGGCCGAGCCCCTCTTGTCCGAGCACCAACACCAGCCTCCAACTAGCAACTGTGCAGGTGCTGCCGCGGTCCGGGAGGAGCAGAAGCCCGAGCGGCCCCCCGGCGCGGAGGAGCGGCTGCCCGAGGAGGACAGTAGGTGGCAATCGAGAGCGGCCCCCCAGCCGGGCGGCCGTCCGGGGCCGGAGGGGGAAGGGAGCCCGCAGCCTCAGGCCTGCCTCGAACCCGGCGAGAAGAGCCAGAACGGGGGCGACCTGTCCGCGGCGGGGGAGCCGCGGGCCGAGGCGTGTCGGGACTCCGAGGCCGACAAGTTGGAGGCCCCTGCCGCCGGGGCCGAGGAGGCGTGGGGACAGCAGCAGCGGCATCTGGGCAAGAAGAAGCACAGGAGACGCCCCTCCAAGAAGAAGCGGCACTGGAAGCCGTACTATaagctgacctgggaggagaagaagaagttCGACGAGAAGCAGAGCCTGCGGGCCTCGAGGCTCCGAGCCGAGATGTTCGCCAAGGGCCAGCCGGTCGCGCCGTACAACACCACGCAGTTCCTTATGGATGACCACGACCAGGAGGAACCGGACCTCAAGACCGGCCTCTACCCTAAGCGGGCCGCCGCCAAGTCCGACGACACCAGCGACGAGGACTTTATGGACGAGGCGGGCGAGGAGGACGGGGGCAGCGACGGCATGGGGGGGGACGGCAGCGAGTTTCTGCAGCGGGACTTCTCGGAGACGTACGAGCGCTACCACGCCGAGAGCCTGCAGAACATGAGCAAGCAGGAGCTCATCAAGGAGTACCTGGAGCTGGAGAAGTGCCTCTCGCGCATGGAGGACGAGAACAACCGGCTGCGGCTGGAGAGCAAGCGGCCGGGCGACGACGCGCGCGtgcgggagctggagctggagctggaccggcTGCGCGCCGAGAACCTCCAGCTGCTGACCGAGAACGCACTGCACCGGCAGGAGCGCGCGCCGCTGTCCAAGTTCGGGGACTAG